Within the Chloroflexota bacterium genome, the region CATATTGGACGGTTGGACCTATGGAAGATCAGTGGCCACTGGGACTTTTACCGCGACATGATGTACTCGCCGATCAACATTGATGGCGTCGAATACCTGCTCAAGCCAATGAACTGCCCCTTCGCTGTGCTGATGTACAAGACAAGGACGCGCTCTTACCGCGATCTCCCGCTGCGTTGGGCAGAACTAGGCACGGTCTACCGCTATGAACGGAGTGGCGTGCTACATGGCATGTTGCGCGTGCGCGGTTTCACGCAAGATGATGCTCACATTTTCTGCCGCCCAGGCCAGCTTATGGATGAGATCGTCGGCGTGCTGGACCTAGCCTTTTTCATGCTGCGTACATTTGGCTACGAGCAGTTCGACGTCGAGCTTTCTGTGCGCGATCCAGCGAACAAGGCGAAGTATATCGGCGGGGATAGCGTTTGGGAAACGGCCGAGTCCGCTTTGGAAGAAGCACTAAAGGTGCGTCAGATTGAGTACAAAGTGATGCCAGGAGAAGCCAAATTCTACGGCCCAGCTATTGACATCAAAATGCGTGACGCATTGGGACGCGGTTGGCAAGGACCCACGATTCAGGTGGATTTCAATTTTCCAGAGCGTTTCGACCTGACCTTCGTCGGCGCGGATGGCAAAGAGCACCGTCCTGTCATGGTGCATCGCACCGTGTTGGGCAGCATGGAACGCTTCGTCGGCGGTCTGATCGAGCACTATGCCGGTGCCTTTCCGGTGTGGCTGTCGCCCGTCCAAGTCGAGGTCATTCCCATCGCCGATCGCCATAATGAATATGCGCGCTATGTGCTGCAGCGTCTGAAGGAAGCTGGATTCCGTGCTGAAATTGATGACAGTGAAGAACGGATGAACGCTAAAGTGCGCAGAGCCCAGTTGCAGAAAATCCCGTACATGCTGATCGTGGGTGACAAAGAGGTTCAGAATGGAACGGTGTCTGTGCGCCTGCGCAGTGAAGAGAACCTGGGACCAAAGCCATTGGACGAGTTCATAGCCATGGCGCAGCAGGTGGTTGAGGAGAAAAAGAACATATAGCAGCGGAGTTGCCTTCAAGCGCTCTTCTCATTGCTTATTCGATTGTGATGAGTTCCTTGATTTGCGCGAAGATGCCGTCTCCAATGCCCTTTACCTTTTTAATGTCCTCCAGGTGCTGAAACGGCCCTGCAGACTGACGGTAATCTACAATGCGCTGAGCTAAGGCAGGACCAATGCCAGGCAGTATCTCCAACTCGCTTGCACTGGCGGCATTGATATTGATTTTCCGCCCTGGTATGGCGGACATTTCGCTTCCTGTCGTGCGTGGAACGACTGTTGGCAGGACAGGAGTGGCTAATTCATCCAAGGCAGGCACATAAATTTGCTGCTCATCGTACACACGCTGTGCGAGATTGATCCGCGCCAAATCTGCATTCGCAGTAGCACCTCCCGCTGCGCTAATGGCTTGTTGCACGCGGCTGTCCCAAGGAATGACATAGACTCCCGGGTGGGCTACGGCTCCAGAGACATACACTTGAATGGGCTCAGGTGTAGCTGTTGGCACCCTGGGCTGGGCAGCAGGAGGTGGGATAGGGTGAATCACGATCGGCGCAGGCACTGGCTTTTTGATGAAGAGTAGCATCGCGCCCAAGGCGCTTGAGAAGATCAAGCTGAGGAATAGGCCTACCGATACCGCCTCATGATGTTTTTCCACCCATTGCTTCATCGAGCATTCTGCCCCATATGGAGCCCTCCTGAAAAGCGATGATGGTCATTGTTTGGCATTATGGCGATGTGATAGATATCCTAGCCAGTGGTACGGCGGGGCAGGATATATAACCGATATACGTCTTATGCTGCCTTGCCTGAGTTGTGAGCTCAGTGCTCAGTTAGATGGCGCTTCTGTCGAGCTGGGTTCCATATGTACGGACACTCGTGTGATGTCCGAACATTCCTTTCTTAAGCGTTCCTCAATTACAGTTGCAATATCATGCGCTTGAGCAATCGGCAAGTGTTCGTCCAGTGTACAGTGCAAGGTCAAGACGAATTTACCATCCATCTCGTACGCAATGACTTCAGGACAATCGCGCACCTCGGGCACGCCGCGTGCAATCTCTCGCGCTCTTTGTGCAATATGCGAGTCTGCAGGAAGTTGAGTACACCCGCTGTGCGCAACAGCGCTTGGCTCAATATGTGTGTTGATCTCAGCAATTTCTGGCACTTGCGCTTTGATTTTTTCCTCCAACAAGCTGGCTTGAGCGTGTGCCTGGCCCAGGGTCAGCGCATCCGACACCTCCAGATGCAAGTCCACAGAATAGCGCCCATTAACCTCATGGGCATTAAGGTGATGGATGACCACGCCCAGGTTGTTGGCTACCTCCTCCATGTCGGCAAACAGGTCGCGATGCGGGGCATGGCTGATGCGAGACTGCGGCTCAACGTGGATGATCACATCCCGAACTCCCGGAAGGGTCTGTTGGAGCTTGCGTTGCACTTGATGGGCTATTTCATGGGCCTGCGCCAAAGGCATGTCGGGCGCAACGCGGATGTGCAAATCGAGGTGAACGTCATCTTCTTGACCACGACTGCGGATGTGATGATAGCTTTCGATGCCGGGTACCTGTTGCACAATTTGCGCAATTTTGTTGGCATCAATAGCCACGGCATCCGTCAGTATGCGAGTGCTGCTGCGGATAATATCAATGCCCAGCTTGGCAATCAGCAAAGCGATCGTCACGGCCAGCAAAGTGTCCACAATCGGGTAGCCCATACGCACTACTATCAACCCGCCGAGGACGCCCAGGGAAACGAGGATGTCTGCACGCGTGTGCAATGCATCCGCTACTAGAAATTCGCTGCGCAGTTGTTTGCCGCGACGCTCTTCGTAAAACGTTACGTAGGTATGGACGGCTATGCTCACGAACAGTGAAGCAAAACTCCACACGTTGACGTTCGGCACAACAGGATGAAGCAACCGCTGGTAGGCGCTTGTCAGGATCTGAAAGCAGGTGAAAAAAAGCAACACTGAGACAGCAAGTGTCATCAAGATCTCGTAGCGGCGATGCCCATAGGGATGATCTGCATCCGGCGGACGGCGCGCCAAGTAAATCGCGATCAAGCCCATGATATTGCTGACCGAATCGAATAGGGAATCAAATCCATCGGCAATGATGCTCAAAGAGCTAGTGGCGTAACCGACCACGATCTTGGCGACAGTTGCCACCAGATTCAAAAGCATGGTATAGAGCAACACAAAGCGAACCGCAGCGAAACTCTCCATCAAGCACTCCAAATTCCGGTGATACAAAATACATTATAGTCCATAACCCTTTTCCATCAAAGCAGTCGCATCGGGATATCCCATCACCCCTCACCGCTGAGCCCGCAAGAGAACACACCACAGATTGAGAAGCGTATTTTTACATATCCAGCACACTTGTGTTTTGCTACAAGGAGAGCAACGGCTGCTCTCCCAGAAATTTGGTTCTTGATATATAATGTCTTTGTTCGTAGAATCCTGCCCTAGTTGTAGTGGGGCTATCTCGATAGAGGGAGTTCATCTCGGTGAAACACAAATTAGCCTATGGCCATTCAACTCAAACAGTGGTACTGCCCAAAGACAATATCCTCTGGCTTATGGAGCGGGAGCAGCCCCCGCAGCGAGGGTCTGAAGAAGACTTGGTTCGGCAAGCGCTGGAAAACCCGATTGGTTCGGCGCGCCTCCGTGAGCTGGTGCGGCCCGGTCACCAGGTTGTCATCGTTGTCAGCGATATCACTCGGCCTTGTCCTACATGGCGTCTACTTCCACTTTTGCTGTCTGAACTTACAGCGGGAGGCGTTGCAGAAAGGAATCTCCGTATCGTCTTTGCCCTGGGCAGCCATCGTTGCCTGAAGCCCGAAGAACAGGCAAAGTTGGTCGGCGAGGCAGTATTTGATCGCGTTTGTTGTGGAGACATTGGATCAGGACCTTTTGTCGAGGTTGGGCGTACCAGCCGTGGCACTCCGGTACAGGTGTTCCAGCCGGTTGTCGAGGCTGACTGGCGTGTGTACGTGGGCAATATTGAATACCACTATTTTGCTGGCTACACAGGTGGGGCAAAGGCATTATTGCCAGGTGTTTGCAGCCTGGAGACAATTACCGCAAACCACTCGTGGATGGTACAAGACAGCGCCGTGGCTGGGCGTATCGCAGGCAACCCGGTGCGCGAGGATATCGAGGAGGCTGCTTTATTTGTTGGCCCGACATTCCTGCTCAATGTGGTTTTGAACGGCGAGAAAGGCATTGTAGAAGCAGTTGCAGGCGATGTAACCCTGGCTCACCGTCAAGGTTGCCTCAAGGTGGATGAACTGTACCGTGTGCCATTAGCCCAACGCGCTGACATTGCGTTGGCTAGTGCAGGGGGATGGCCAAAGGATATTAACCTATATCAGGCACACAAAGCCTTGGAAAACGCTGCATGTGCAGTGCACGATGATGGGATTGTCATCCTGGTAGCAGAATGCCAAGAGGGCATTGGCCATCCGCGCTTTGCCGAATGGCTTACTTGTGGAGATTCGCCAGATGAGCTGCTCCGGCGCATACAGAAGCAGTTTGTGCTCGGAGGACACAAAGCCGCAGCCATCGCCAAAATCCGCAGACGAGGGGTACGCGTTTTCCTCGTCTCCGCTTTAGACGCTCAGGTAGTACGGAGCATGGGTTTTGTGCCCTTTGCCTCAGTGCAAGAGGCGCTAGCCAGTGCCAAAGAAGAAATGGGACACAAGGCACTACTAGCTGTCATGCCCCATGCTGGGTCAACTTTGCCTTTTCTTGCTCCATAAAGGCATGTCGTTGGTTATGATGACAGCAAGGCTATCTACTACTCTTCCCGCTCTAAAATGGTGGCAATGCCCAGCCCTCCACCGCAGCACATCGTCTGCAAGCCGTAGCGTCCACCTGTGCGCTCCAGAGCGTGAATCAGAGTAACCATCAGCCTAGCTCCTGTTGCTCCCAATGGATGCCCCAGAGCGATGGCACCGCCTTGCACATTGACCCGAGACATATCGGGCTGTAATTCACGCTGCCAGGCAGCCACTACGGAAGCAAAAGCCTCGTTCACTTCGATAAGGTTCATTTGCTCCAACTTCAGGCCCGCGCGCTTTAGTACTCCTTTAGTGGCTGGTATCGGGCCAGTAAGCATGCTGTGCGGGTCCACTCCCACGACGCATTGTGCCACGATGCGCACCCTAGGATGCAGTCCCAGAGCCTCGGCAGTGTCACGGCCCATTACCAACAAAGCGGCTGCTCCGTCAGAGATTTGGCTGGAATTTCCCGCCGTGACCACACCATCCTCTTTGAAAGCGGGTTGCAAGGTGGCCATCTTTTCCAGGGATGGATTGTAACGGATTCCTTCGTCGCGATCCATAATTGCCTTGCTGCCATCGGGCAAGGTCACGGGCAAGGGGATAATCTCGCGTTTGAACCAGCCAGCTTCGGTTGCTTTTGCTGCTAATAAGTGGCTCCGGAAGCCAATCTCATCCAGCTCACGCCGGCCGATCCTCCAGCGTTTGGCAATGACCTCTGCCGCGAGACCTTGGGGGATGATGCTGTACTTCTCCATGATCTCAGGAGTGAAGGGCGAGCCCGGGCCATTCATGAAGCTGCTGCCCATAGGTACACGCGTCATGCTCTCCACGCCGCCAGCTATGATAATGTCTGCTACCTGGCTCTGGATCAGGGCCGCAGCCAGATGCACCGCCTGTTCGCTGGAACCACATTGAAAATCCACCGTTGTCGCTGGTATGTCCACAGGGAAACCTGCTTGCAGTAGCACTTGTCGGGCTACGTTAGCTCCCTGCTCACCCACCTGGCTTACACAACCCAGAATCACTTGATCAATCTGATGCGCTTGCAGACCAGTTCGCCTTAACAATTCGCGCAAAACAATAGCGCCTAGCTCGACCGGGTGATAATCCCGTAGCAGGCCATCGCGTTTGCCCACCGGGGTACGCAGTGCTTCGACAATAACTGCATCGCGCATGGACTTCCTCCGTCTTCGATGTGATGAGTATGGTCAAAGTTAATGCATTGTCTTATCGTTGATGGACAAGGCATGCCCCCACGTTGACCGCGCTCTAACAGGTATGGGAGCTTTGCGGGTGGCTAGGAAGGCACATCACTACGTCTCATTGGCACTCTCAGACTTGGGTGGTTCAGGAGCCTCTGGCGGCTTTTCCTCCTCCCCTTTGCTCAGGACCTCCTTTAGAATGCGTTCGATCTTGGCACCAATCTTGTTGCCAATTGTAACCCAATCATCGTCCGGAGAAGCATCAGCCCACTGGCCTAGCCCAGTCTTGACTTGGAATTCAACGCGTCGTCCAATCTCTTCCCAGCTGGCTCCCTCTGCTGCACCTGCGCCACGAGCCAATTCGGCGCGTACCTTCTGCTCTACAGCGCGCCCTATCTCTTCCCATGTAGACTCGGGAGCTACGCCTAAGCCAACAGCCATTTTGCTCCTAACTCTCGCTTCTGCTTTTCGGCCAATGGCTTCCCAATTCTCTCCTTCTTCTGCCCCGGCCCAACTCGCGAGCTCGCGTTTGATTTGAGCCTCGATGCGCCGCGCGATCTCGGCCCATTCGGCCTGGCTTCTCTTTTCCTCAGTCGTGCTCTTTTTCTGTTCCTCTGTCATCTCCCGACTCCCTTTTTATTAGTTATGCATGGCTTAGCATGCCACATGGCTTACTTTTTCACATATAGGGCGTTACTGCTCTCTGAGTATCTCCTGAGCAATACGCAGAACCTCTTTGTGAAATGCCGCATTGCTTGCTGCGATGATGTTCTGTGAAGCCACAGAGATTGGCCTGCCCGCAAAGTCAGTAGCCGTTCCGCCTGCTTCTTCGATGAGCAATGCACCGGCTAGAATATCCCAGGCACTAACCCGATCGTGAAACGAAATCTCTACTCGTCCACTGGCCACATAGGCCAGGTTCAAGGCTGCAGCGCCCATGATGCGTGTGGCTTCGATCATCGGATGCAAGCGAGTCAACATCGGCAAGGCTAGGCCAGGATTCTCTTTGTGGCGTGCGGGAAGAAATCCAATGGCCGCGATAGCTCGCTCCATATTGGTCTTTTTCGAGCAGCGGATTGCCTGGCCATTGAAATAGGCACCTTTGCCTGCTTCCGCGTAAAAGGTCTCCCCGCGCACTGGATCATAGATTACGCCCAATATCGCTCTACCCTTTACCGCCAGAGCGATGGA harbors:
- the larA gene encoding nickel-dependent lactate racemase, with product MKHKLAYGHSTQTVVLPKDNILWLMEREQPPQRGSEEDLVRQALENPIGSARLRELVRPGHQVVIVVSDITRPCPTWRLLPLLLSELTAGGVAERNLRIVFALGSHRCLKPEEQAKLVGEAVFDRVCCGDIGSGPFVEVGRTSRGTPVQVFQPVVEADWRVYVGNIEYHYFAGYTGGAKALLPGVCSLETITANHSWMVQDSAVAGRIAGNPVREDIEEAALFVGPTFLLNVVLNGEKGIVEAVAGDVTLAHRQGCLKVDELYRVPLAQRADIALASAGGWPKDINLYQAHKALENAACAVHDDGIVILVAECQEGIGHPRFAEWLTCGDSPDELLRRIQKQFVLGGHKAAAIAKIRRRGVRVFLVSALDAQVVRSMGFVPFASVQEALASAKEEMGHKALLAVMPHAGSTLPFLAP
- a CDS encoding thiolase family protein, whose amino-acid sequence is MRDAVIVEALRTPVGKRDGLLRDYHPVELGAIVLRELLRRTGLQAHQIDQVILGCVSQVGEQGANVARQVLLQAGFPVDIPATTVDFQCGSSEQAVHLAAALIQSQVADIIIAGGVESMTRVPMGSSFMNGPGSPFTPEIMEKYSIIPQGLAAEVIAKRWRIGRRELDEIGFRSHLLAAKATEAGWFKREIIPLPVTLPDGSKAIMDRDEGIRYNPSLEKMATLQPAFKEDGVVTAGNSSQISDGAAALLVMGRDTAEALGLHPRVRIVAQCVVGVDPHSMLTGPIPATKGVLKRAGLKLEQMNLIEVNEAFASVVAAWQRELQPDMSRVNVQGGAIALGHPLGATGARLMVTLIHALERTGGRYGLQTMCCGGGLGIATILEREE
- a CDS encoding ComEA family DNA-binding protein, which encodes MEKHHEAVSVGLFLSLIFSSALGAMLLFIKKPVPAPIVIHPIPPPAAQPRVPTATPEPIQVYVSGAVAHPGVYVIPWDSRVQQAISAAGGATANADLARINLAQRVYDEQQIYVPALDELATPVLPTVVPRTTGSEMSAIPGRKININAASASELEILPGIGPALAQRIVDYRQSAGPFQHLEDIKKVKGIGDGIFAQIKELITIE
- a CDS encoding cation-efflux pump, whose amino-acid sequence is MESFAAVRFVLLYTMLLNLVATVAKIVVGYATSSLSIIADGFDSLFDSVSNIMGLIAIYLARRPPDADHPYGHRRYEILMTLAVSVLLFFTCFQILTSAYQRLLHPVVPNVNVWSFASLFVSIAVHTYVTFYEERRGKQLRSEFLVADALHTRADILVSLGVLGGLIVVRMGYPIVDTLLAVTIALLIAKLGIDIIRSSTRILTDAVAIDANKIAQIVQQVPGIESYHHIRSRGQEDDVHLDLHIRVAPDMPLAQAHEIAHQVQRKLQQTLPGVRDVIIHVEPQSRISHAPHRDLFADMEEVANNLGVVIHHLNAHEVNGRYSVDLHLEVSDALTLGQAHAQASLLEEKIKAQVPEIAEINTHIEPSAVAHSGCTQLPADSHIAQRAREIARGVPEVRDCPEVIAYEMDGKFVLTLHCTLDEHLPIAQAHDIATVIEERLRKECSDITRVSVHMEPSSTEAPSN
- a CDS encoding threonine--tRNA ligase; its protein translation is MPEKHEHEDEFLHKLRHSAAHVMAQAVLEKFPEGKLAIGPAIEEGFYYDFDLPRALTPEDLEEIEARMKQIVSEDHPFEYREISEAEARELFVNQPYKLELIQDILSGGKDEYGEASEEPPKLSIYKHGPFVDLCRGPHVSNTREINPDGLKLLNVAGAYWRGDEHRPMLQRIYGTVWPTSEQLEAYLHKLAEIERRDHRKLGRELDLFSTHEIGGAGLIYWHPKGALIREVIENFWRQEHRKRGYDIVYSPHIGRLDLWKISGHWDFYRDMMYSPINIDGVEYLLKPMNCPFAVLMYKTRTRSYRDLPLRWAELGTVYRYERSGVLHGMLRVRGFTQDDAHIFCRPGQLMDEIVGVLDLAFFMLRTFGYEQFDVELSVRDPANKAKYIGGDSVWETAESALEEALKVRQIEYKVMPGEAKFYGPAIDIKMRDALGRGWQGPTIQVDFNFPERFDLTFVGADGKEHRPVMVHRTVLGSMERFVGGLIEHYAGAFPVWLSPVQVEVIPIADRHNEYARYVLQRLKEAGFRAEIDDSEERMNAKVRRAQLQKIPYMLIVGDKEVQNGTVSVRLRSEENLGPKPLDEFIAMAQQVVEEKKNI
- a CDS encoding inositol monophosphatase, with translation MEAINVAIEAAHQAGELILRYFRQPQVIHAKGPGDLTTHVDQEAEEIIVRVIRQIFPDHDFLGEEGHSAHCEAESLWVIDPLDGTRNYSVGIPWFCTSIALAVKGRAILGVIYDPVRGETFYAEAGKGAYFNGQAIRCSKKTNMERAIAAIGFLPARHKENPGLALPMLTRLHPMIEATRIMGAAALNLAYVASGRVEISFHDRVSAWDILAGALLIEEAGGTATDFAGRPISVASQNIIAASNAAFHKEVLRIAQEILREQ